From Capillibacterium thermochitinicola, a single genomic window includes:
- a CDS encoding ABC transporter ATP-binding protein, which translates to MFEPEVLVIEKLDKTFFAGGKCVNALEQIDLTVKSGEFVNLIGPSGCGKSTLLRCIAGFEKPTNGRVSLNGREITGPGVERMMVFQCFEQLFPWFTVLENIMFALKVTGMGASRAERREMARTYLAMVGLTGFADFYPHQLSGGMKQRVAIARALAVRPRILLMDEPFGSLDAMTRLTLQEELIRIWEETGVTILFVTHNIEEAIVLGDRIVVFEANPGRIKAVITNQLARPRSPEAKDFNIIWEQIHSLLGFKQPDRARTERSVATFFAEERRLSLLTHH; encoded by the coding sequence ATGTTCGAACCGGAAGTACTGGTCATCGAAAAATTAGACAAGACTTTTTTTGCCGGTGGTAAATGCGTAAACGCTTTGGAACAGATTGACTTAACGGTGAAAAGCGGCGAGTTTGTCAACTTGATCGGGCCCTCGGGTTGCGGCAAATCCACCCTGCTGCGCTGCATAGCCGGTTTTGAAAAACCGACCAATGGCCGAGTCAGTCTGAATGGCCGGGAGATCACCGGACCCGGGGTGGAGCGGATGATGGTCTTTCAATGCTTCGAGCAGCTCTTCCCGTGGTTTACGGTTCTGGAGAACATTATGTTTGCCCTCAAAGTAACCGGCATGGGCGCCTCCCGGGCCGAGCGGCGGGAAATGGCCCGGACTTACCTGGCGATGGTGGGGTTGACCGGTTTTGCCGATTTCTATCCCCATCAACTGTCCGGGGGAATGAAGCAACGGGTCGCGATTGCCCGCGCCCTCGCCGTCCGGCCAAGGATCCTGCTGATGGATGAACCATTCGGCAGCCTGGACGCGATGACCCGCCTAACCCTGCAGGAGGAGTTGATCCGGATCTGGGAGGAGACCGGGGTGACCATCCTCTTTGTCACCCATAACATTGAAGAAGCGATTGTTCTCGGCGACCGGATCGTGGTCTTCGAAGCCAACCCGGGCCGGATCAAAGCGGTGATCACCAACCAATTGGCCCGTCCCCGCTCTCCCGAAGCAAAGGACTTTAATATCATCTGGGAGCAGATCCATTCGCTCCTCGGGTTCAAACAACCGGACCGGGCGCGGACGGAGCGGAGCGTCGCCACGTTCTTTGCCGAGGAGCGGCGATTGTCACTCCTAACCCACCATTAG
- a CDS encoding nitroreductase family protein, translating to MSFLELTKKRYSVRKFKDQPVEREKLLQVLEAARNAPSACNLQPWHFIVVTEEKMKNEVAATYPRDWFKKAPVVIVACGDHAVSWKRVDGKDHCDVDLAIAIEHLTLAAAELGLGTCWVCAFDAKRCHEVLALPDNLEVIALIPLGYPDEETIPEKKRKSLEEIVTWK from the coding sequence ATGTCCTTTTTAGAACTCACAAAGAAGAGATATTCGGTCCGGAAATTCAAAGACCAACCCGTGGAACGGGAAAAGCTGCTCCAGGTCCTGGAAGCAGCCAGGAATGCCCCTTCGGCCTGCAATTTACAGCCCTGGCACTTCATTGTGGTTACTGAGGAAAAAATGAAAAACGAAGTCGCTGCGACTTACCCAAGGGATTGGTTTAAAAAGGCGCCGGTTGTGATTGTTGCCTGCGGTGATCATGCCGTCTCCTGGAAAAGGGTGGACGGTAAAGACCACTGCGATGTAGATCTGGCCATTGCCATTGAACATCTGACCTTGGCCGCTGCTGAACTGGGTCTAGGGACCTGTTGGGTCTGTGCCTTTGATGCCAAGCGCTGTCATGAAGTGCTAGCTTTACCGGACAATCTTGAGGTAATTGCCCTGATCCCACTGGGTTACCCGGATGAGGAAACAATTCCGGAGAAAAAAAGAAAAAGTCTCGAGGAGATTGTTACCTGGAAATAG